In the Balaenoptera ricei isolate mBalRic1 chromosome 1, mBalRic1.hap2, whole genome shotgun sequence genome, tgttttggggtgtctgtggccttatgattttaggcagcctccctgctaatggatggggctgtgttcctgtcttgctagttgtttggcatagggtgtccagccctgtagcttgctggtcgttgagtgaagctgggtcttgatgttgagatggagatctctgagagatttttgccgtttggtattacgtggagctggtaggtctcttgtgaaccagtgtcctgaagttggctctcccacctcagaggcacagccctgatgcctggctgaagcaccaagagcctttcatccacacagctcagaatataagggagaaaaaaatagaaagataaaaagaggataaaataaaataaaataaagctattataataaaaaataagaaaaaaaattattaagagtaaatgtattcagaaaaatttttttttaatttttaaaaatagatttattaattttttatagtaaaaaataagaaaaaaaaatttttaagaaaaaaatttattaagaaaaaaatttttaattttttaaaataaaaaatatgaaaaaacttattaaaattttttttaatttctaaaaatagaaaatacggaaaaaattattaagaaaacatatattaggaaaaaaaaatttttttaagtaaaaaaaaaaaaaaaaaaaaaaatggacggacctaaccctaggactgatggtgaaagcaaagctatacagacaaaatctcacccagaagcatacacatatacactcacaaaaaaaggaaaaggggaaattaatatatccttctcctaaagtccaccttttgaatttgggatgattcgttgtctattcaggtattcaacagatgcaggcacatcaagttgtttgtggagctttaatccgctgcttctgaggctgctctGGAGGACTTTCTTTACCAGTCTATTCACCAGCTTATGGGGAAGAAAGTTGGACTAATTGTATAATTCTTTGAAACCCTAGTCTATTTGGGCTCAATATTTTGTGAAGAAGTTCCCTTTGTATAGAGGACTGCAGCCTAAATTACATACCAGATATATTAAACACCTTTGGGGAGCAGAGGAGCTTCTTAATAGCATCTTTCATGTCCTTATTTCTCAGGCTATATATAATGGGGTTGAAAAAGGGAGCAAGCACAGAGAATGTTAGAGCAATGGTGGTGTCCCAGAATGGGTATATAAGTAGCAGTGAATCTAAGATACATGAGGGCCACACTGCCAAAAAACAGCAGGAAGACAGCAATGTGCACAGCACAGGTGAAAAAGGCCTTTTTATGACCTTCAGCTGAAGGGATGCCCTGGATAACAATGATAATTCGAATGTAAGAAAGATAAATAATCAGACCTGTTATTAGAATAGCGAGAGCATGAATCACATCTTGCACCAAGATCACAAAGGCATCCGTGCAGGCTAAATTTAATAAAGGAGTGAAATCACAGAAGATCTGATGGATTTGGTAGGGACCACAGAAAGGTAGGATAGAAATCCACATAATCTCAGGTAGaaggatgaggaaaccaaagataCAAGATCCTGCAGAAAGCTGAGCACATAGTCAGGGAGTCCTGATGGTCAGGTAGTGGAGTGTGTTTCAGATGGCAACATACCTGTCAATGGCCATGACAGTCAGCAAGCCTCCTTCAGTGTTTCCGAGTGAATGGAAGAAGTACATCTGCAAGAGACAGCCAATGAAAGAGATGGTGTTTTTATTGCTGATCAGATTAGAGAGCGTCTTAGGAATGGTGGCTGTGGTGTATCAGATctcaagaaatgaaaagatacttaCGAAGTTATACATGGGATTGTGAAGATGGGCATCCAGCCTTATAGCAAAGAAGATCATTAGGTTCTTGATTACAATAAATGTGTAGatgaaaagtaaaggaaaaaagtataGGAGGCCACCATCCTGGAGTTTGGGGACCCCAGTGAAGATAAACTCAGTCACTGCTGAAAGATTTCCACTCTCCATATCCCCAGAAGAGCTACCTGTGAATGAAGAAGAGGGTACACCCAACtaacagagaagaaaatcagTGCAGcataaatgtaaatggtattttgtTACCTGGTATTTTTGTGTTTTGACATTTCCCAGATTCAAAATAACTGATAACCTGTCTATATCTCTCATCTTTTTGTTTGAGAGACAATATAGCATGATGATTAGTAGCATGGGTTCAAATCAAACATTCTGAGCCTGAATTTTCattctgccacttattagttGGGTAAATAGGCAAGTTacataatctctctgagcctcagagtcTTCTGTAGTTGAAAAATATTAGTGCAGAATTATGAGTATTAAAGGAATTAATGTATCAAAGTCCATCATATTAATATTGATCCATATTTGTTAGTTATCATTTCCTACCTTGAACAGCTTTCTAAAAGAATAATATTAACAATTTATTAACTGTTAATTGTCATTAACAATTTATTAATTGTCATTTAGATCTTGTTCACTCCTCaatcacttgctgtgtgactgctTTCTCTACTACTATACAGAAGCCATTCTGTCCTATGTATCAGTGACATGGTAACTGCAAAACAGTGAAAAAGTTTCAGTCATTACATTACAACTACACTTTGGCATCAGAAACTACTGATTGCTACTACTTGAAGATTATCTTCCTTGGCTCTCATGAAACCACCGTCTCCAGGTTTGCCTTCTTCCTGAATGGAAGCTTCCTCTCGGGTGTTTTGTTGTAACACTGTTTCTTATTTTATGTGTTATAAACTCATCTTCTTGACCCATTCTATAAATGGCTCTGTGCTCCAACTTCCTGCTGTGGTCCCTAAAACCATGTCCTTCCTTGTTGTTGATGAACACATACTCTCTGTAGTTTTCCGTTCTTTCAGATCTCCAGCACAGATATGTTTCCTGAACTTTAGACCTGTATATCCAATATTCCCCATCTGCCACTCTCTCATGCTGCACTATGGAAATTTTCAGAGTTCACCATGATTTCTCCTGGGTCATTGCTTATGTGAATGTTAACCCTC is a window encoding:
- the LOC132366160 gene encoding LOW QUALITY PROTEIN: olfactory receptor 6K3-like (The sequence of the model RefSeq protein was modified relative to this genomic sequence to represent the inferred CDS: deleted 1 base in 1 codon; substituted 3 bases at 3 genomic stop codons) yields the protein MESGNLSAVTEFIFTGVPKLQDGGLLYFFPLLFIYTFIVIKNLMIFFAIRLDAHLHNPMYNFVSIFSFLEIXYTTATIPKTLSNLISNKNTISFIGCLLQMYFFHSLGNTEGGLLTVMAIDRYVAIXNTLHYLTIRTPXLCAQLSAGSCIFGFLILLPEIMWISILPFCGPYQIHQIFCDFTPLLNLACTDAFVILVQDVIHALAILITGLIIYLSYIRIIIVIQGIPSAEGHKKAFFTCAVHIAVFLLFFGSVALMYLRFTATYIPILDTTIALTFSVLAPFFNPIIYSLRNKDMKDAIKKLLCSPKVFNISGLLQIAASLSSLDPYEALSQSHWFRERETCGGDLNPTCLKPGAWSPERKAQSLKLSIAHPIAAD